The following are encoded together in the Peromyscus leucopus breed LL Stock chromosome 1, UCI_PerLeu_2.1, whole genome shotgun sequence genome:
- the Tmem91 gene encoding LOW QUALITY PROTEIN: transmembrane protein 91 (The sequence of the model RefSeq protein was modified relative to this genomic sequence to represent the inferred CDS: inserted 2 bases in 2 codons): MDTPSEQELQQPLLPNTACDLLSPKFDKPELGPPFPETAFVESLRGRHFLLPPLPSVSAGLGEPETPDLEDTASSDSDSDYDGDDRLSPLLPQDHLGLAVFSVLCCFWPVGIAAFCLAHKTSRAWAKGDIQGAGXTSRRAFLXGVLAVGLGLCMYVAALVTLAAYLASRDPP; this comes from the exons ATGGACACCCCCAGCGAACAGGAACTCCAACAACCCTTGCTGCCAAACACAGCCTGTGATCTCCTGTCCCCCAAGTTTGACAAACCAGAGCTGGGACCCCCCTTCCCAGAAACAGCCTTTGTGGAATCCCTGAGAGGCCGgcatttcctcctcccacctcttccttctGTGAGCGCTGGCCTGGGAGAGCCTGAGACCCCTGACCTTGAG GACACAGCATCCAGTGACAGTGACTCTGATTATGATGGGGACGACCGTCTCTCACCTCTTCTGCCCCAGGACCACCTGGGTCTGGCGGTCTTCTCTGTCCTGTGTTGTTTTTGGCCTGTGGGCATCGCTGCCTTCTGTCTGGCCCACAAG ACCAGCAGGGCTTGGGCCAAGGGGGACATCCAAGGGGCAG CCACCTCCCGCCGTGCCTTCC CTGGGGTCCTTGCTGTGGGGCTGGGCCTGTGCATGTACGTGGCTGCCCTGGTGACCTTGGCTGCCTACCTTGCCTCCCGAGACCCGCCCTAG